From the genome of Cedecea lapagei, one region includes:
- the asnS gene encoding asparagine--tRNA ligase: MSVVPVADVLQGRAAVDSEVTVRGWVRTRRDSKAGISFLAVYDGSCFDPVQAVINNSLPNYNEDVLHLTTGCSVIVTGKVVESQGQGQAFELQATKVEVTGWVDDPDTYPMAAKRHSIEYLREVAHLRPRTNMIGAVARVRHTLAQALHRFFHENGYFWVSTPLITASDTEGAGEMFRVSTLDLENLPRTAEGKVDFDKDFFGKEAFLTVSGQLNGETYASALSKVYTFGPTFRAENSNTSRHLAEFWMLEPEVAFADLDDVAGLAEAMLKYVFKAVLEERMDDMKFFAERVDKEAIERLERFISADFAQVNYTDAVEILLNCGHKFENPVYWGVDLSSEHERYLAEQHFKAPVVVKNYPKDIKAFYMRLNEDGKTVAAMDVLAPGIGEIIGGSQREERLDVLDARMAEMGLNKEDYWWYRDLRRYGTVPHSGFGLGFERLIAYVTGVQNVRDVIPFPRTPRNASF; encoded by the coding sequence ATGAGCGTTGTGCCTGTAGCCGACGTACTCCAGGGCCGTGCCGCCGTTGACAGCGAAGTCACCGTGCGCGGGTGGGTGCGTACTCGAAGAGATTCAAAAGCTGGTATCTCCTTCCTCGCCGTCTATGACGGCTCCTGCTTTGATCCTGTACAGGCCGTCATTAATAATTCTCTGCCCAATTACAATGAAGACGTTCTGCACCTGACAACCGGCTGTTCCGTGATTGTCACCGGTAAAGTGGTTGAGTCTCAGGGCCAGGGCCAGGCGTTCGAACTCCAGGCGACCAAAGTAGAAGTGACCGGCTGGGTTGACGATCCGGACACCTATCCGATGGCGGCCAAACGCCATAGCATCGAATACCTTCGTGAAGTGGCTCACCTGCGTCCGCGCACCAACATGATTGGTGCCGTGGCCCGCGTTCGTCACACGCTGGCTCAGGCGCTGCATCGCTTCTTCCACGAAAACGGTTACTTCTGGGTTTCCACGCCGCTGATTACCGCCTCTGATACCGAAGGCGCAGGCGAGATGTTCCGCGTTTCAACGCTGGATCTGGAAAACCTGCCTCGCACCGCAGAAGGCAAAGTCGACTTCGACAAAGACTTCTTCGGTAAAGAAGCTTTCCTGACCGTGTCCGGCCAGTTGAACGGCGAAACCTACGCGAGCGCGCTGTCCAAGGTTTACACCTTCGGGCCAACCTTCCGCGCTGAGAACTCCAACACCAGCCGTCACCTGGCTGAGTTCTGGATGCTGGAGCCGGAAGTGGCCTTTGCCGATCTGGACGATGTTGCCGGGCTGGCGGAAGCGATGCTCAAGTACGTCTTCAAGGCCGTACTGGAAGAGCGCATGGACGACATGAAATTCTTTGCTGAGCGCGTAGATAAAGAAGCCATCGAGCGTCTGGAACGCTTTATCTCCGCCGATTTCGCCCAGGTGAACTACACCGACGCGGTTGAAATCCTGCTGAACTGCGGCCACAAGTTCGAAAACCCGGTTTACTGGGGTGTCGACCTCTCTTCCGAGCACGAGCGTTACCTGGCCGAGCAGCACTTCAAGGCACCGGTAGTGGTGAAAAACTATCCGAAGGACATCAAGGCCTTCTATATGCGCCTTAACGAAGACGGTAAGACCGTTGCCGCTATGGACGTCCTGGCGCCGGGCATCGGTGAAATCATCGGTGGCTCCCAGCGTGAAGAGCGTCTGGATGTGCTGGACGCGCGTATGGCTGAAATGGGTCTCAATAAGGAAGACTACTGGTGGTACCGCGACCTGCGTCGCTACGGCACCGTTCCGCACTCAGGTTTCGGCCTTGGCTTTGAACGTCTGATCGCCTATGTGACTGGCGTGCAAAACGTGCGTGATGTGATTCCGTTCCCGCGTACGCCGCGTAACGCAAGCTTCTAA
- a CDS encoding amino acid aminotransferase: MFENITAAPADPILGLADLFRADDRPTKINLGIGVYKDETGKTPVLTSVKKAELYLLENETTKNYLGIDGIPEFGRCTQELLFGKGNALIADKRARTAQTPGGTGALRVAADFLAKNTSAKRVWVSNPSWPNHKSVFNSAGLEVKEYAYYDAENHSLDFDGLVASLQAAQAGDVVLFHGCCHNPTGIDPTAEQWKTLAEMSLAKGWLPLFDFAYQGFARGLEEDAEGLRIFAAGHQELLVASSYSKNFGLYNERVGAFTLVAADADTADRSFSQVKSVIRANYSNPPAHGASVVATILSNDALRTMWEQELTDMRQRIHRMRQLFVNTLQEKGANRDFSFIINQNGMFSFSGLTKEQVLRLREEFGVYAVASGRVNVAGMTPDNMAPLCEAIVAVL, translated from the coding sequence ATGTTTGAGAACATTACCGCTGCCCCTGCCGATCCTATTCTTGGTCTGGCCGACCTGTTTCGCGCCGACGACCGTCCAACTAAAATCAACCTCGGCATCGGGGTCTATAAGGACGAGACCGGTAAAACCCCCGTACTGACCAGCGTGAAGAAAGCAGAGCTCTATCTGCTGGAAAATGAGACCACCAAGAACTATCTGGGTATTGATGGTATTCCTGAGTTTGGCCGCTGCACGCAGGAGCTGCTGTTTGGTAAAGGCAATGCGCTGATTGCCGACAAACGCGCTCGTACGGCACAAACCCCGGGCGGTACCGGTGCGCTGCGCGTTGCCGCTGATTTCCTGGCAAAAAATACCTCCGCGAAACGCGTCTGGGTAAGCAACCCTAGCTGGCCTAACCATAAAAGCGTGTTTAACTCCGCCGGTCTGGAAGTGAAAGAGTACGCTTACTACGATGCGGAAAATCATAGCCTGGACTTTGATGGTCTGGTTGCCAGCCTGCAGGCTGCGCAAGCGGGTGACGTTGTGCTGTTCCACGGCTGCTGCCATAACCCAACCGGCATCGACCCGACGGCTGAACAGTGGAAAACGCTGGCTGAGATGTCGCTGGCCAAAGGCTGGCTGCCGCTGTTTGACTTTGCCTACCAGGGCTTTGCTCGTGGTCTGGAAGAAGATGCCGAAGGCCTGCGTATTTTTGCTGCCGGCCACCAGGAGTTGCTGGTTGCAAGCTCCTACTCAAAAAACTTCGGCTTGTACAACGAACGCGTGGGTGCTTTCACGCTGGTTGCCGCCGATGCCGATACCGCTGACCGTTCATTCAGCCAGGTAAAATCGGTTATTCGCGCCAACTATTCTAACCCACCGGCACACGGCGCCTCCGTGGTGGCGACTATTCTGAGCAACGACGCGCTGCGTACCATGTGGGAGCAAGAGCTGACCGATATGCGCCAGCGTATCCACCGTATGCGTCAGCTGTTTGTGAATACCCTGCAGGAGAAAGGCGCGAACCGCGACTTCAGCTTCATCATTAATCAAAACGGCATGTTCTCGTTCAGCGGCCTGACCAAAGAGCAGGTTCTGCGCCTGCGTGAAGAGTTTGGCGTTTACGCCGTCGCCTCCGGTCGCGTTAACGTGGCGGGAATGACGCCGGATAACATGGCGCCGCTGTGCGAAGCCATCGTTGCCGTGCTGTAA
- a CDS encoding ankyrin repeat domain-containing protein, translating to MRIPPSGPMAFHQAVAQNDVATIQKLRQQGYKPVALDQQGNSPLDALAHRRDIDGTTRAQLYRSLLASLNPSAPPGYIKPEAFHGSPWGFEILRSGALKGGVNDPKGGSQSLEGKVFFSDRTRESSNKFETRENLRQKPRVYAKGLGIKPTTVETRSNLYVLSKAINHAASARHFPASTLMLKSSNNLEEAVYDSLVRLLSNNGYRLKKETPEQILQQTGVPAHIKFVDNSHPPDSEQTRKLISNAFQRIENEMTEGKLPFLNLLNDGQTLPLVFGFSKVNNLKTHTIHNSLSNTASMFNYQAENHPLSGTANGGKLKEIEVKSLADLATLTLACRVRNVALPKDTLIRINPTPNEKKQHGLKALYLDASALARFSNALLDGGATDMGRMTLSELQSLNHRLRDKAENGSLRIR from the coding sequence ATGCGTATTCCGCCTTCCGGCCCAATGGCGTTTCACCAGGCCGTTGCCCAAAACGATGTCGCCACCATCCAAAAGCTCAGGCAGCAGGGCTATAAACCTGTGGCACTGGACCAGCAAGGGAACTCGCCTCTGGATGCCCTGGCCCATCGTCGGGATATCGACGGCACCACGCGCGCCCAGCTTTATCGGAGCCTTTTGGCTTCACTGAATCCCAGCGCACCGCCTGGCTATATCAAACCGGAAGCATTTCATGGCTCTCCGTGGGGGTTTGAAATACTACGCAGCGGCGCTTTAAAAGGGGGAGTGAACGACCCAAAAGGCGGCTCCCAGTCGCTGGAAGGAAAAGTGTTTTTTTCTGACCGTACGCGAGAGTCGAGCAACAAATTTGAAACGCGTGAGAACCTGCGCCAGAAACCGAGGGTTTACGCAAAGGGACTGGGTATTAAGCCCACAACGGTAGAGACGCGTTCAAATCTATACGTGCTGAGTAAAGCAATTAATCACGCCGCGTCTGCCAGACATTTCCCGGCATCAACGCTGATGCTAAAAAGCAGTAATAACCTTGAAGAGGCAGTTTATGACAGCCTGGTGCGCCTGCTCTCAAACAATGGCTACCGGTTAAAAAAGGAGACGCCAGAGCAGATCCTGCAGCAGACGGGCGTACCTGCCCACATCAAATTTGTTGATAACAGCCATCCTCCCGACAGCGAGCAAACGCGCAAACTTATCAGCAACGCGTTCCAGCGTATTGAGAATGAGATGACAGAGGGGAAGTTGCCGTTTCTGAATCTGCTCAACGACGGGCAGACCCTTCCGCTGGTGTTTGGCTTCAGTAAAGTTAACAACCTGAAGACGCACACCATCCATAACTCATTGAGCAATACGGCCTCAATGTTTAACTACCAGGCTGAAAATCATCCTCTGAGCGGCACGGCCAACGGTGGAAAGCTGAAGGAGATCGAGGTTAAATCCCTCGCCGATCTCGCCACATTGACGCTGGCCTGCAGGGTACGGAATGTGGCGCTGCCCAAAGACACGCTGATTCGCATCAACCCAACGCCTAATGAAAAAAAGCAGCATGGCCTGAAGGCTCTTTACCTGGATGCCTCTGCGCTTGCCAGGTTCAGCAATGCGTTACTGGACGGAGGCGCAACGGACATGGGAAGAATGACGCTCAGCGAGCTTCAGTCCCTGAATCATCGGCTGCGTGACAAAGCAGAGAATGGCAGCCTGCGTATTCGTTAA
- the pepN gene encoding aminopeptidase N codes for MTQQPQAKYRHDYRAADYTITDIDLTFDLDATKTQVTAVSKIVRQGEAGAPLQLDGEDLTLVSIAVNGTPWQHYRQQDGALILEQVPDTFTLTIVNEISPATNTALEGLYQSGEALCTQCEAEGFHHITWYLDRPDVLARFTTKVIADKSKYPYLLANGNRIAEGELENGRHWVQWQDPFPKPCYLFALVAGDFDVLRDSFKTRSGRDVALELFVDRGNLDRADWAMTSLKASMKWDETRFGLEYDLDIYMIVAVDFFNMGAMENKGLNIFNSKYVLARAETATDKDYLDIERVIGHEYFHNWTGNRVTCRDWFQLSLKEGLTVFRDQEFSSDLGSRAVNRIQNVRTMRAMQFAEDASPMAHPIRPDKVIEMNNFYTLTVYEKGSEVIRMLHTLLGEENFQKGMQLYFERHDGSAATCDDFVQAMEDASNVDLSHFRRWYSQAGTPVVTVRDDYDPETEQYTLTISQMTPPTAEQQEKHPLHIPFDIELYDNEGKVIPLQKDGHPVHHVLNVTQAEQTFVFDNVYFQPVPSLLREFSAPVKLEYKWSDQQLTFLMRHARNDFSRWDAAQSLLATYIKINVNRSQQGQPLSLPLHVADAFRAILLDEKIDPALAAEILTLPSQNEIAELFQTIDPIAIAEVHGALTRTLAAELADEFLAIYNANKLDGYRVDHGDIGKRALRNTCLRYLAFGDVELAEQLVREQYQQADNMTDSIAALSAAVAAQLPCREELLAQYDEKWHKDGLVMDKWFVLQATSPASNTLAKVRELLNHRSFSLGNPNRVRSLIGAFASGNPAAFHAKDGSGYQFMVEMLTELNSRNPQIASRLVEPLIRLKRYDAERQAKMRAALEQLKGLENLSGDLFEKIAKALA; via the coding sequence ATGACACAACAGCCACAAGCCAAATATCGCCACGATTATCGCGCGGCGGATTATACGATAACCGATATCGATTTGACCTTTGACCTTGATGCCACAAAAACGCAGGTGACTGCGGTCAGTAAAATTGTCCGTCAGGGCGAAGCGGGCGCACCGCTGCAGCTTGATGGTGAAGACCTTACGCTGGTCTCCATCGCCGTAAACGGGACGCCATGGCAGCATTACCGCCAGCAGGATGGCGCGCTTATCCTGGAGCAGGTGCCGGATACCTTTACGCTGACGATTGTGAACGAGATCAGCCCGGCGACCAATACTGCGCTCGAAGGGCTCTATCAGTCCGGCGAGGCCCTGTGTACCCAATGCGAAGCAGAAGGCTTCCACCATATTACCTGGTACCTGGATCGCCCGGACGTGCTGGCGCGCTTCACGACCAAAGTCATCGCGGATAAAAGCAAATATCCTTATTTACTGGCTAACGGCAACCGCATTGCCGAAGGTGAGCTGGAAAATGGCCGTCACTGGGTGCAATGGCAGGATCCGTTCCCAAAACCTTGCTATCTGTTTGCGCTGGTGGCGGGCGATTTTGACGTCCTGCGCGACAGCTTCAAAACCCGTTCCGGGCGCGATGTTGCGCTGGAGCTGTTCGTTGACCGCGGCAACCTCGATCGCGCCGACTGGGCGATGACCTCGCTGAAGGCATCGATGAAGTGGGATGAAACCCGTTTCGGGCTGGAGTATGACCTCGACATCTATATGATTGTCGCCGTTGACTTCTTTAATATGGGCGCGATGGAAAACAAAGGGCTGAACATCTTTAACTCCAAGTATGTCCTTGCCCGCGCCGAAACCGCAACCGATAAAGATTACCTTGATATAGAACGCGTTATCGGCCACGAATACTTCCACAACTGGACCGGTAACCGCGTCACCTGTCGCGACTGGTTCCAGCTGAGCCTGAAAGAAGGGCTGACCGTCTTCCGCGACCAGGAGTTTAGCTCTGACCTGGGTTCTAGGGCGGTAAACCGTATTCAGAACGTGCGCACCATGCGCGCCATGCAGTTTGCCGAAGACGCAAGCCCTATGGCGCACCCGATCCGCCCGGACAAAGTTATTGAGATGAATAACTTCTATACCCTGACGGTATATGAGAAGGGGTCGGAAGTGATTCGTATGCTGCACACGCTGCTGGGCGAAGAGAACTTCCAGAAAGGGATGCAGCTCTACTTTGAGCGCCACGACGGCAGCGCGGCAACCTGCGATGACTTCGTGCAGGCGATGGAAGATGCCTCTAACGTTGACCTGTCCCATTTCCGCCGCTGGTATAGCCAGGCCGGTACGCCGGTCGTGACCGTGCGTGACGACTACGATCCGGAAACCGAGCAGTACACGCTCACCATCAGCCAGATGACTCCGCCGACCGCCGAACAGCAGGAAAAACATCCGCTGCATATCCCGTTTGATATCGAGCTGTACGATAACGAAGGGAAGGTGATCCCGCTGCAGAAAGATGGCCATCCGGTGCACCACGTACTGAACGTGACTCAGGCAGAGCAGACCTTTGTCTTCGACAACGTCTACTTCCAGCCGGTCCCGTCTCTGCTGCGCGAATTCTCTGCGCCGGTGAAGCTTGAGTATAAATGGAGCGACCAGCAGCTGACGTTCCTGATGCGCCACGCGCGTAACGACTTCTCCCGCTGGGATGCGGCGCAGAGCCTGCTGGCAACCTATATCAAGATCAACGTCAACCGCAGCCAGCAGGGGCAGCCTCTTTCTCTGCCGCTGCACGTTGCGGATGCGTTCCGCGCCATTCTGCTGGATGAGAAGATTGATCCGGCGCTGGCCGCGGAGATCCTGACGCTGCCTTCGCAGAATGAAATCGCCGAGCTGTTCCAGACCATCGATCCGATCGCCATTGCCGAAGTTCACGGTGCGCTGACCCGGACCCTGGCGGCGGAGCTGGCCGACGAGTTCCTGGCCATCTACAACGCCAATAAGCTCGACGGCTATCGTGTGGATCATGGTGACATCGGTAAACGCGCGCTGCGCAACACCTGCCTGCGCTATCTGGCATTTGGCGACGTTGAACTCGCTGAGCAGCTGGTGCGTGAGCAGTATCAGCAGGCTGACAACATGACCGACTCCATCGCCGCGCTGTCTGCAGCCGTGGCCGCGCAGCTGCCTTGCCGTGAAGAGCTGCTGGCGCAGTACGATGAGAAGTGGCACAAAGATGGTCTGGTGATGGATAAGTGGTTTGTTCTGCAGGCGACGAGCCCGGCGAGTAATACGCTGGCTAAAGTGCGTGAGCTGCTTAACCACCGCTCCTTCAGCCTGGGCAACCCGAACCGCGTTCGCTCTCTGATCGGTGCCTTTGCTTCAGGCAACCCGGCAGCGTTCCACGCCAAAGACGGCAGCGGCTACCAGTTTATGGTGGAGATGTTGACCGAGCTGAACAGCCGCAACCCGCAGATAGCTTCTCGTCTGGTTGAGCCGCTGATTCGCCTGAAGCGTTATGACGCGGAGCGTCAGGCTAAGATGCGCGCCGCGCTGGAGCAGTTGAAAGGGCTGGAGAACCTGTCCGGTGATCTGTTCGAGAAGATTGCCAAGGCGCTGGCATAA
- the ssuB gene encoding aliphatic sulfonates ABC transporter ATP-binding protein, with translation MTTARLNQGTPLWLNGVGKRYGEKVILNQLELRIPAGQFVAVVGRSGGGKSTLLRLLAGLEAPNHGALYAGSAPLRESQDDTRLMFQDDRLLPWKTVIDNVGLGLKNNWREAALQALTAVGLENRAAEWPAALSGGQKQRVALARALIHRPRLLLLDEPLGALDALTRIEMQELIVSLWQEHGFTVLLVTHDVSEAVAMADRVLLIEEGKIGLDLTVDLPRPRRLGSVKLAELEAEVLARVMKRGSEEPAREVRTG, from the coding sequence ATGACAACAGCTCGTCTGAATCAGGGCACGCCGCTGTGGCTAAACGGCGTCGGTAAACGCTATGGCGAAAAAGTTATCCTTAACCAGCTCGAACTGCGAATCCCCGCCGGGCAGTTTGTGGCGGTGGTTGGCCGCAGCGGCGGCGGTAAAAGCACGCTGCTGCGCCTGCTTGCCGGGCTGGAGGCGCCTAATCACGGCGCGTTATACGCCGGCAGCGCGCCTCTGCGTGAGAGCCAGGACGACACCCGGCTGATGTTCCAGGACGACAGGCTGCTGCCGTGGAAAACGGTGATAGACAACGTCGGGCTTGGGCTGAAAAACAACTGGCGCGAGGCGGCGCTTCAGGCGCTTACCGCCGTGGGTCTTGAAAATCGAGCCGCTGAGTGGCCAGCCGCCCTTTCCGGTGGACAAAAGCAGCGCGTTGCGCTGGCAAGGGCGCTCATTCATCGCCCACGCTTGTTGCTGCTTGATGAGCCTCTGGGTGCGCTGGATGCCCTGACCCGCATCGAAATGCAGGAGCTGATTGTCTCTTTATGGCAGGAGCACGGCTTTACGGTGCTTTTGGTGACCCATGACGTCAGCGAGGCGGTGGCTATGGCCGATCGCGTGCTGCTGATAGAAGAAGGGAAAATTGGCCTGGATCTGACGGTCGATTTACCTCGCCCGCGCCGACTGGGATCGGTGAAGCTGGCCGAGCTGGAGGCTGAGGTACTGGCAAGAGTGATGAAGCGAGGTTCAGAAGAGCCGGCTCGCGAAGTGCGCACCGGCTGA
- the pncB gene encoding nicotinate phosphoribosyltransferase produces the protein MTRHASPILQTLLDTDAYKLHMQQAVYHRYYDVNVAAEFRCRGDDLLGIHADAIREQVAAMQHLHLSDEEFHWLKSLPFFKADYLDWLRDFRYDPAQVQVTNNHGHLDIRLSGPWREVILWEVPLLAVISEVVHQHRAPGVTRQMALDHLETKLQEFNALTDGLDLSRFRLMDFGTRRRFSREVQQAIVERLKQEPWFIGTSNYDLARRLDLTPMGTQAHEWFQAHQQISPDLANSQRAALQAWLDEYPDQLGIALTDCITMDAFLRDFGKAFATRYQGLRHDSGDPVEWGEKAIAHYQKLGIDPLSKVLVFSDNLDLSKAVELYRHFSSRVNLSFGIGTRLTCDIPQVKPLNIVIKLVECNGKPVAKLSDSPGKTICHDKAFVRALRKAFDLPLVKKAS, from the coding sequence ATGACAAGACACGCTTCCCCGATTTTGCAAACGCTTCTGGATACTGACGCCTATAAGCTTCATATGCAGCAAGCGGTTTACCACCGCTATTACGACGTCAACGTCGCGGCGGAATTCCGCTGCCGCGGCGACGACCTGCTGGGCATTCATGCCGACGCCATTCGTGAGCAGGTAGCGGCGATGCAGCACCTTCATCTCAGCGACGAAGAATTTCACTGGCTGAAAAGCCTGCCCTTCTTCAAAGCCGACTATCTCGACTGGCTGCGCGACTTCCGCTATGACCCTGCACAAGTTCAGGTGACCAATAATCATGGTCATTTAGACATCCGCCTGAGCGGCCCGTGGCGGGAAGTCATTCTGTGGGAAGTGCCTCTGCTGGCGGTGATCAGTGAAGTCGTTCACCAGCACCGCGCTCCGGGCGTCACGCGCCAGATGGCGCTTGACCACCTCGAAACCAAACTTCAGGAATTTAACGCCCTGACGGACGGGCTCGACCTTTCCCGATTCCGGCTGATGGACTTCGGCACGCGCCGCCGCTTCTCCCGAGAAGTGCAGCAGGCCATCGTTGAGCGCCTTAAGCAGGAGCCGTGGTTTATCGGCACCAGCAACTACGATCTGGCTCGCCGCCTTGACCTTACGCCAATGGGAACTCAGGCCCACGAATGGTTCCAGGCGCATCAGCAGATAAGCCCGGATCTGGCTAATAGCCAGCGTGCAGCGCTGCAGGCGTGGCTTGACGAGTATCCTGACCAGTTAGGGATAGCCCTTACCGACTGTATTACCATGGATGCGTTCCTGCGTGACTTTGGTAAAGCGTTTGCGACCCGCTATCAGGGCCTGCGCCATGACTCAGGTGACCCGGTAGAATGGGGAGAAAAAGCCATCGCCCACTACCAAAAGCTGGGCATCGACCCGCTAAGCAAAGTGCTGGTGTTTTCAGACAACCTGGATTTGAGCAAGGCCGTAGAGCTGTACCGCCATTTTTCCTCCAGGGTTAACCTCAGCTTTGGCATCGGTACTCGCCTTACCTGCGATATTCCTCAGGTTAAACCCCTGAACATCGTGATCAAACTTGTGGAGTGTAACGGTAAGCCAGTCGCGAAACTTTCGGACAGCCCGGGTAAAACCATCTGCCACGATAAAGCCTTTGTGCGGGCACTGCGTAAAGCTTTTGACCTGCCGTTGGTCAAAAAAGCCAGCTGA
- the ssuC gene encoding aliphatic sulfonate ABC transporter permease SsuC has translation MTVFTHKVLLRLAPWALPVAIVLFWQLASSMGWLSSRILPSPEGVVLAFLSLSASGELWQHLAISSWRAAIGFSIGGSLGLILGLISGLSRWGERLLDSSIQMLRNVPHLALIPLVILWFGIDETAKIFLVALGTLFPIYINTWHGIRNIDRGLLEMARSYGLSGFSLFVHVILPGALPSIMVGVRFALGLMWLTLIVAETISANSGIGYLAMNAREFLQTDVVVVAIILYALLGKLADVSARLLERVWLRWHPAYQLREETV, from the coding sequence ATGACGGTATTCACCCACAAAGTCTTGCTGCGGCTGGCGCCCTGGGCGCTGCCGGTAGCCATTGTGCTTTTCTGGCAGCTGGCCTCCTCCATGGGCTGGCTTTCATCGCGCATTTTGCCCTCTCCGGAAGGCGTCGTGCTGGCGTTCTTGAGCCTCTCGGCCAGCGGTGAGCTCTGGCAGCATCTGGCCATCAGCTCGTGGCGCGCGGCGATCGGTTTTAGCATTGGAGGATCGCTGGGCCTGATTTTAGGCCTGATTAGCGGCCTGTCACGCTGGGGAGAACGCCTGCTGGACAGCTCCATTCAGATGCTGCGCAACGTGCCGCATCTTGCCCTGATCCCGCTGGTGATCCTTTGGTTTGGCATCGACGAAACGGCCAAGATCTTCCTGGTGGCGCTCGGCACCCTGTTCCCGATTTATATCAATACCTGGCACGGCATCCGTAATATCGATCGCGGCCTGCTGGAGATGGCGCGCAGCTACGGGCTTTCCGGTTTCAGCCTGTTTGTTCACGTCATACTGCCGGGCGCATTACCGTCAATTATGGTCGGCGTGCGTTTTGCCCTTGGGCTAATGTGGCTGACGCTCATCGTCGCGGAAACCATCTCTGCAAACTCAGGGATTGGCTATCTGGCGATGAATGCCAGGGAGTTTCTGCAAACCGATGTGGTGGTCGTGGCCATTATTCTTTACGCGCTGCTGGGCAAACTCGCCGACGTCAGCGCCCGCCTGCTGGAGCGCGTCTGGTTACGCTGGCATCCGGCTTATCAGCTAAGGGAGGAGACGGTATGA
- the ompF gene encoding porin OmpF: MMKRNILAVVIPALLVAGAANAAEIYNKDGNKVDLYGKAVGLHYFAKNNGDNAQGNGDKTYARLGFKGETQINSQLTGYGQWEYNFQGNNSEGADAQKGNKTRLAFAGLKFGDAGSFDYGRNYGLVYDAIGVTDMLPEFGGDTGNSDNFFSGRNGGLATYRNSGFFGLVEGLDFGVQYLGKNDRADNPTRSNGDGWATSASYTVDGFGVVGAYGAADRTNDQQKLTYGHGAKAEQWATGLKYDANNIYLAALYGESRNATRLTINKVDGFLNKTQDFSVVAQYQFDFGLRPSIAYYKSKAKNVEGIGSEDYLNYIDVGATYYFNKNMSTYVDYQINQIDKNNKLGVGADDTVAVGIVYQF; this comes from the coding sequence ATGATGAAGCGCAATATTCTGGCAGTGGTTATCCCTGCTCTGCTGGTAGCCGGTGCAGCTAACGCTGCAGAAATCTATAACAAAGACGGCAACAAAGTAGACCTGTACGGCAAAGCTGTAGGTCTGCATTACTTCGCTAAAAACAACGGTGATAACGCTCAGGGTAACGGCGACAAAACTTACGCCCGTCTTGGCTTCAAAGGCGAAACTCAGATTAACAGCCAACTGACCGGTTACGGCCAGTGGGAATACAACTTCCAGGGTAACAACTCTGAAGGCGCTGACGCTCAGAAAGGGAACAAAACCCGTCTGGCGTTCGCTGGTCTGAAATTCGGCGACGCAGGCTCCTTCGACTACGGTCGTAACTACGGTCTGGTTTACGATGCAATCGGCGTGACCGACATGCTGCCAGAGTTCGGTGGTGACACCGGCAACAGCGACAACTTCTTCTCCGGCCGTAACGGCGGTCTGGCCACTTACCGTAACAGCGGTTTCTTTGGCCTGGTTGAAGGTCTGGACTTCGGCGTTCAGTACCTGGGCAAAAACGATCGTGCTGACAACCCAACTCGCTCTAACGGCGACGGCTGGGCGACTTCCGCAAGCTACACCGTTGATGGCTTCGGTGTTGTAGGTGCTTACGGCGCAGCTGACCGCACTAACGATCAGCAGAAACTGACTTACGGCCACGGTGCTAAAGCAGAACAGTGGGCTACCGGCCTGAAATATGATGCGAACAACATCTACCTGGCAGCGCTGTACGGTGAAAGCCGCAACGCAACCCGTCTGACAATCAACAAAGTCGATGGCTTCCTGAACAAAACTCAGGACTTCTCCGTTGTTGCTCAGTACCAGTTCGATTTCGGCCTGCGTCCATCCATCGCTTACTACAAATCTAAAGCGAAAAACGTTGAAGGCATCGGCAGCGAAGATTACCTCAACTACATCGACGTTGGCGCGACCTACTACTTCAACAAAAACATGTCTACCTACGTTGACTACCAGATCAACCAGATCGACAAAAACAACAAGCTGGGCGTTGGCGCAGACGACACCGTTGCTGTTGGTATCGTTTACCAGTTCTAA